A region from the Streptomyces tsukubensis genome encodes:
- a CDS encoding AfsR/SARP family transcriptional regulator, translated as MRDGERYLEPRARKVGILLAALLLRANQVVSIDRLVLEIWGERPPRRATAALHVYVSQLRKLIPPDGTSGHPIVTRSPGYLIRVNPGELDVDVFRELLDRGRRLMRTGDYHGAIAAFEQAQAFPRGDEPARLGDGPIVSGFATWLAEARLEMLETTTECRLMLDHHHELVPGLHALLREYPLHEAFYRQLMLALYRCDRRADALQTYRKARTLLQNEIGLEPCASLRELHHAILHDDAERMRLSPVG; from the coding sequence ATGCGTGACGGGGAACGTTATCTGGAACCCAGGGCCAGGAAAGTGGGGATTCTGCTGGCGGCTCTCCTGCTGAGGGCGAATCAGGTGGTCTCCATTGACCGGCTCGTCCTGGAAATCTGGGGCGAAAGGCCACCCAGGCGCGCCACGGCGGCGCTCCATGTCTATGTATCGCAACTGCGCAAGCTGATTCCGCCCGACGGGACATCGGGACATCCGATCGTCACGCGCTCCCCCGGATACCTCATCCGGGTGAACCCCGGAGAGTTGGACGTGGACGTGTTCCGGGAGCTGCTCGACCGGGGTCGGCGGCTGATGCGGACCGGCGACTACCACGGCGCCATCGCGGCGTTCGAGCAGGCCCAGGCGTTTCCGCGAGGTGACGAACCGGCCCGGCTGGGCGACGGGCCGATCGTCAGCGGATTCGCCACCTGGCTGGCGGAGGCGCGGCTGGAGATGCTGGAGACGACGACGGAATGCCGGCTCATGCTCGACCACCACCATGAGCTGGTGCCCGGTCTCCACGCCCTGCTGAGGGAATATCCGCTCCACGAGGCGTTCTACCGCCAGCTGATGCTCGCCCTCTACCGCTGCGACCGGCGCGCCGACGCACTCCAGACCTATCGGAAGGCCCGGACCCTGCTCCAGAACGAAATCGGTCTTGAGCCCTGTGCCTCCCTGAGGGAACTGCACCACGCAATTCTGCACGACGATGCGGAGAGAATGCGGCTCAGCCCGGTCGGCTGA